TGGGACGGAACGGAGCGACGAGCGGTTGGGCGCTTCCTCGATCTCCAGGTGCAGCCCGAGCCGGGCTTTTCCCAGGGCGGCGGGTCCGCCGACTTCGCCCGCGGTCTGCAGGCCTCGCTTGCCGAGGCGCTCGGAAGGCCGGCGGCCGATGTGCGTGTCCGGGCGGACACCTTCAGCGACAATTTCTGGGAGCGCTCGGCGACCACCTCGGTCGTGGTCATTCCCCGGCTGCCGATGCTGCTGAGCCCGCGGGAAGCGGCCAGCGATCGCTGGGAGCCGGAGCGCTTCGATCGCCTTCGGGGCCCGCTCGCCATGAAGGAAATCGCGGCGGGCCGCACCAGCGTGCTCGGCCGTCTCGACATCGCCGTGCGCCGGGGCGACGGCCGCTGGCTCGTGATGAATCCGCGTCAGATGGGGGATGCGCGCTGGCACTATATGCGCAATCTGCTGGCGATCGCAGGCAATCTGCTCATCCTCGCGATCTTCTCCTTCTGGATGGCGCGCAGCATCGTCGCGCCGCTGGGCCGGCTCGCCGGGGCGGCGGAGCGGCTCGGCCGGGATCGTGAGCCGACGCTGATCGGCGACATGCGCCTGCCCGAGTTTGCGGCGATCGCCGAGACGTTCGACGCGATGCAGCTTCGCCTCAAGCGCTTTGTCGACGAGCGCGTGCAGATGCTCGCCGCGATCTCGCACGACTTGCGCACCCCGCTCACCCGGCTCCGGCTGCTCGCCGAATATGTCGAGGACCCCGATCAGCGTGCCCAGCTCCAGTCCAACGTCGCCGAGATGGAGACGATGGTCGCCGATGCGCTCGCCTTCATGCGCGAGGAGGCGAGCCGCGAACCGATGGAGACGGTCGATCTCGCCACGCTGCTGATCAGCCTCGCCGATGCCTATCACGATCTTGGCGAGGACGTCGTCTACGAAGGCCCCGATCATCTCGACCTGCGCTGCCGCGCGGTGGCGATGCGGCGCGCCTTCGCCAACCTCATCGCCAATGGCTGCAAATATGGCGAGGCCGTCCACATACTCCTCGTGGACGGCGAGGAGGAGGTCTCGATCGCGTTCCGCGATCGCGGGCCCGGCATCCCGCCCGAGGATGCCGAGCGCGCGTTCGCCCCGTTCGTGCGGCTCGAAAGCTCGCGCGGGCGCGAGACCGGCGGCACCGGGCTCGGTCTCACGATCAGCCGCGACGTGATCCGCAGCCATGGCGGAGAGATCGGTTTCGAACGCGACCAATGCGGCTTCACCGTCCGGGTGCGGCTCCCGCGCCGCGCCGACTGAGCGGCGATCGGGCGCGCCGTTCACCGTCTTCC
This is a stretch of genomic DNA from Sphingomonas sp. BT-65. It encodes these proteins:
- a CDS encoding cell wall metabolism sensor histidine kinase WalK, encoding MKLRLPRLKLAARLAIAIVLVAVSSFLLDQALRTMIPPPPFLVAQRSWLVETIVHAARTDWDGTERRAVGRFLDLQVQPEPGFSQGGGSADFARGLQASLAEALGRPAADVRVRADTFSDNFWERSATTSVVVIPRLPMLLSPREAASDRWEPERFDRLRGPLAMKEIAAGRTSVLGRLDIAVRRGDGRWLVMNPRQMGDARWHYMRNLLAIAGNLLILAIFSFWMARSIVAPLGRLAGAAERLGRDREPTLIGDMRLPEFAAIAETFDAMQLRLKRFVDERVQMLAAISHDLRTPLTRLRLLAEYVEDPDQRAQLQSNVAEMETMVADALAFMREEASREPMETVDLATLLISLADAYHDLGEDVVYEGPDHLDLRCRAVAMRRAFANLIANGCKYGEAVHILLVDGEEEVSIAFRDRGPGIPPEDAERAFAPFVRLESSRGRETGGTGLGLTISRDVIRSHGGEIGFERDQCGFTVRVRLPRRAD